One genomic window of Cannabis sativa cultivar Pink pepper isolate KNU-18-1 chromosome 2, ASM2916894v1, whole genome shotgun sequence includes the following:
- the LOC115718436 gene encoding probable methyltransferase At1g29790: MKRPCFPKCRLTRIMGWLQLVLGGLVIIVSVSSLFRFYSAGFFLHNEDICKHFYAVIPENKVVDEGFDIIALSDRIAEVLNKMDNLQEKLELAVLQMEKKNEPLDKTTITILEHKKYLEQEVIRPLYNAHIALRQIRLPKLEGLRNSTLKENPLINTFVNEEIRKYITPKENRVGKINIYGTEKVLNTIGHSCVLSKSELEKYMDYDIGSYCNDDWNLAQKLMLNGCDPLPRRRCLTRASKVYQKPYPINESLWQIPDDRNVRWGNYQCRNFQCLSSKNPKRGYSKCAGCFEMEKEKLKWVTNSSLPVDILISDVLAIKPGEIRIGLDFGVSTGSFAARMREKNVTIITTALNLGAPFNEMIALRGLIPLYLTLNQRLPFFDNTMDLIHTSGFLDGWIDLLLVDFILFDWDRILRPGGLLWIDRFFCKRKDLDDFMYMFLQFRYKKHKWAVSPKSKDEVYFSALLEKPPRAI, from the coding sequence ATGAAAAGGCCGTGCTTTCCAAAATGCAGACTGACCAGGATCATGGGTTGGCTTCAACTTGTATTGGGAGGGCTTGTAATAATTGTTAGTGTATCAAGTCTCTTCAGATTCTATTCTGCTGGATTTTTCTTGCATAATGAAGACATATGCAAACATTTTTATGCTGTGATTCCCGAGAATAAGGTTGTTGATGAAGGGTTCGACATAATAGCACTATCGGATCGAATTGCAGAAGTGTTAAACAAGATGGACAACTTACAAGAAAAGCTTGAGTTGGCTGTACTGCAAATGGAGAAGAAGAATGAGCCTCTAGACAAAACTACTATTACTATATTGGAGCACAAGAAATACTTGGAGCAGGAAGTAATCAGGCCTCTTTACAATGCCCATATTGCTCTTAGGCAGATTCGTTTGCCTAAGCTTGAAGGACTTAGAAACTCAACACTGAAGGAAAATCCTTTGATCAACACTTTTGTCAATGAAGAGATCAGAAAATACATAACCCCAAAAGAAAACAGGGTTGGAAAAATCAATATATATGGGACTGAGAAGGTACTAAATACAATTGGACATTCATGTGTTTTGAGCAAAAGTGAATTGGAGAAGTACATGGATTATGACATTGGATCTTACTGCAACGATGACTGGAACTTAGCTCAGAAGCTGATGCTCAATGGTTGTGATCCATTGCCCCGAAGGAGGTGCCTGACAAGAGCCTCCAAGGTCTACCAGAAGCCATACCCCATCAATGAGTCCCTTTGGCAGATCCCAGATGACAGAAATGTGAGGTGGGGAAATTATCAGTGCAGAAACTTTCAATGCTTGTCAAGTAAAAATCCCAAGAGAGGATATTCCAAATGCGCTGGATGTTTTGAAATGGAGAAAGAGAAGCTCAAATGGGTGACAAATAGCTCACTCCCTGTTGATATCCTGATCAGTGATGTCTTGGCAATTAAGCCTGGGGAGATAAGGATTGGTTTGGACTTTGGGGTTAGTACAGGGAGTTTTGCAGCAAGGATGAGAGAGAAAAATGTGACAATCATCACAACTGCTCTCAACCTGGGTGCTCCTTTTAATGAGATGATTGCACTTAGAGGCTTGATTCCTCTCTATCTCACATTAAACCAAAGGCTCCCTTTCTTTGACAACACCATGGATTTGATTCATACATCTGGATTTCTTGATGGCTGGATAGACTTGCTGTTGGTGGATTTCATATTGTTCGACTGGGATCGGATTCTGAGGCCTGGAGGATTGTTGTGGATAGATCGGTTTTTCTGCAAAAGAAAGGATTTAGATGATTTCATGTACATGTTTCTGCAGTTTAGGTACAAAAAACACAAGTGGGCTGTTTCACCCAAGTCAAAAGATGAAGTCTACTTTTCTGCATTGCTAGAGAAACCTCCAAGAGCTATATGA
- the LOC133034475 gene encoding uncharacterized protein LOC133034475: MAALSRFISISTDNCLPFFNVLRGNKMFEWKNECKEAFKSIKRHLSTPPVLAKPITGETLFLYLAVLENAISAALVREEGKHQQPVYYVSKRLLGAESRYPPLEKLALSLIHASCKFRPYFQTHPIRVLADQPLRQVLSKPDGSRRLIKWSIELGQLGTTYHPRTSIKGKALADFLIEGIIPNENPITLRDTDTWKLYVDGASNEHGSGARCVLPTEANEIIKEIHEGFCGDHARRGGAKYAVVAVDFFTNWTEAELVVSITCKKVLDFVVKSIICKFGIPIKIVSNNGTLFDGDLFTEFCERNKIIKSFSSVSRPQANRQVEVVNKTLKDTIKKNLNAAKGRCIDELP, translated from the exons ATGGCAGCTCTTAGCAGATTCATCTCGATATCAACTGATAATTGCCTACCATTCTTCAATGTATTGCGAGGAAACAAAATGTTCGAATGGAAAAATGAGTGCAAGGAAGCCTTTAAAAGCATAAAGAGGCACTTGTCAACACCTCCAGTTTTGGCTAAACCAATAACTGGAGAAACTTTATTCCTCTACTTGGCTGTCTTAGAAAATGCAATTAGCGCAGCATTAGTGCGAGAAGAGGGAAAGCACCAGCAACCTgtttactatgttagtaaaaggTTACTGGGGGCAGAATCAAGATATCCACCTCTTGAAAAACTTGCCCTAAGCCTAATTCATGCATCTTGCAAATTCAGGCCCTACTTCCAGACACATCCGATAAGGGTGTTAGCTGATCAACCCCTGAGACAAGTTTTGTCAAAACCAGATGGCTctagaagattgataaaatggtccATCGAGCTGGGGCAGTTAGGCACAACTTATCACCCAAGAACATCCATCAAGGGCAAGGCTTTGGCCGATTTCCTGATAGAAGGAATAATTCCAAATGAAAATCCAATCACCTTGCGAGACACAGACACTTGGAAGTTGTACGTGGATGGAGCATCTAATGAACATGGCTCGGGTGCAAGG TGTGTTCTCCCCACAGAAGCAAATGAGATTATCAAAGAAATCCATGAAGGCTTTTGTGGAGACCATGCAA GGCGAGGAGGAGCAAAATACGCAGTAGTGGCAGTCGACTTCTTCACAAATTGGACAGAGGCTGAACTTGTCGTTTCCATAACCTGCAAGAAAGTTCTCGACTTTGTCGTCAAGAGCATAATTTGTAAATTTGGAATACCCATTAAGATAGTATCTAATAATGGAACTCTGTTCGATGGTGATTTATTCACTGAATTCTGCGAGAGGAACAAGATTATTAAGAGCTTCTCGTCAGTATCAAGGCCTCAAGCAAATAGGCAAGTAGAagttgttaataaaaccttGAAAGATACTATCAAAAAGAACTTGAACGCTGCTAAAGGTAGATGCATAGACGAGCTACCATAG